CGGCGTGCGAGTTGAAAACGTTCGATAATGAAATGCTTTTCCTCGAAGATGATATTCTGAAAAAAATGGGACAGGAGTTGGACGAGTTTTTCGAGCAACTGATGTCCGATGTCAAATAATAATAGCCGCTTTGGCATAGAAAGAAAAAGAGAAAGGGGCCGCATCTGCGGTCCCTTTCGTGTTTTGAAATTTTTCCCCCGAGCTTCTATCCCTGTTCAGAAGCTGAAAAAGCCCAATGGCTGTTTGTTGCTGACATACCATTCACCGTCTTGTTCATCACAATAGATGTGATGTTCGCAGGCAAGCCAGCCGATAGCTGCAAAGAAGTCTTTGTCCGACAACGAAAGCAGCCTTTTTACGCGATTGGCCGTGATGGAATAGGTCCCTTCCAGGATATGCCATATACGACCTGCATTTACTGCAATATCCAACGCTTTCATCATGTTGGGATTAAATTTCGTCCTAAATGTAGGTGTTTAAAGTTATAATTCAAAATAAATTTGTCCGAAATCTTGTTCATATTGTCGTATTTTTGTTCCTTTTATATCTATTTCACATCGATGTGGAAATTTTCTTTGGGGAAAGGCGGGAAACCCCGAAGGGCAATCAGCCAAAAAGCGTTTCGGCAAAAAGCCAATATAGAAGGAGCAGGATGGCCAAGAAAATGGCAATGCCTGTTCCTATTTTTTTAGAAGTGGGTGTTTTCATTTTTCTGTCGTGGAGTGTTGGGTTTTCTCCTATAACACTCCCGACAGATGGAATGTTTTTATCTTAGGCGTCGAGTTGCTACTTGTTCCAAATGTCCCAGCTGGCGTAGGCTTGCAAGAGGAGCATTTCGAGCCCGTTTTTGGTGGCGGCTCCGTGTGCAGCGCATTTTTCGAGGAAAAGAGTGGTCTCGGGGTTGTATACCAAGTCATAGGCCAAATGCCGAGAAGTGAGAGCCTCATAAGGTATGTTGGGGCTGGCGTCGGTTTGGGGGTACATGCCCACCGGTGTCGCGTTTACGATGATTTGGTATTCCCCCATGAGTTGGGGAGTCAGGTCGTCGTATGTGAGCACGCCTTCCCGGGCTGTGCGTGAAACCAGCTGCGGTTCGATGCCCAGGGAGAGAAGTCCGTACCACACGGCTTTCGAGGCGCCGCCCGTACCCAATACCAATGCCTTATGGTGGTATTCCTTGATATAGGGGCGAATCGATTCGGTAAACCCGATGATGTCGGAGTTATATCCTTTGAGTACCACTTTGTCTTTGTCGTGAATGACCTTTACCACGTTTACGGCACCGATCATCTGTGCGGTTCCGTCCATTTCGTCGAGAAGCGGAATGATACTTTCTTTATAGGGTATGGTCACATTCAGCCCGCATAATTCGGGAGTCTCTTCGACAACCAGTCTCAAATCTTCGATGCGATCGAGTTCAAAGTTCCGGTATTCGGCCGGTATTTTCTCGTTTTCAAATTTCTCGTTGAAGAAATTGCGGGAAAAAGAATGCGCAAGGCGGTATCCCACAAGTCCGTACACATGATTGGCATTTTCCATAATTAACCTCTGTATTTAGCTGTTTTCAATATATTCAGTGCATTGTTTTCTCTCCACAAGGCCGGGAGGTCGCTGCGACTTTGACGCATATATTCCGAGACGATGCGCCACCCGACGTAGCGGCCGGCCTGTCCCGGCGATTCTTGGGTGAACGGCGCGGTGAACGGGGCGGGAGAGAGGTACTGTCCGATGAGAAAGCGGTCGGTCGCGTAGAGATTTTTTTCTTGTAAAAGTCGGTTCCACATGCGGCTCTCGTTTTCGCGACACCATTGCATCTCTTTGGGGGAGTATCCCATCAACCGTTCGATGGGGGTGTCGGGAAGTATTTGTTGCAGACAATAGATGATTTTCCCTTCATAGACCAGTTCCTGCAATAAGGTTGAGGGGGAGTCCCCGACAAACGGGTGACGGGTGTAGAGAATGACCCGCACGACGTCGGGAACGATGTATTCCCGGCTTTTCCGGGGTAATTGGTAGGGGTTGAAAATCGCCCGATAGGGGGCGAAATCGGCTCCCAGGTAGTGGTCGAGTGAAATCGACAGGAGGGTGTCGATGTTCACGATTTGCTGTTGCAATCCCGAGACATGCCCGTAAAGTTGTGTCGGGAGCATATCGTCGGGCAAGAGCCTTTTGTAGCGGGTGAAGGCTTGTGACAGTCCGGTTTCAATGTCACGGGTTTCGGCATAGCAGCTGTCAACGCTTTGGCCCAACATGCGCATGTCGGGCTGCGAGAGGCGTAGCGCGAGTTTTGTTTTTGCCGACGGGTCGTCGGGCGAAAGGGCTAAAATCTCCGATAAATAGAGCGCGTGGAAGAGGTGATGCCGGTCGAGAAAATCGTGCTCGCTGGCCGTGTCGGTCGTTTGCAGGTAGGTTGCCAGTTCCCGGTCATATCGCGTGAGAAGGAGTGGGCGCGGGTCATGCTTCACTTGCCGGCAAGCGGTCAGCAAGGAGATAAACCCGAGAAAAATGGCCATGCGCTTCATAAGAAAACCTGCTCTTCCACAAAGATATATGCAACAAAGGTAATGCAACTATCGCCGAAATGCAAGAGTTTCCCGCTTCCTGCCCGAAAAAATATTTCTCTTTTCGGCAATTTATACCCTTGTTATTACTCGTGAAGCAGGAGAAGGCCCCCGGTTTTCCCTAAAATATCTCGGGAACATAGGGCGAGCATGACTTTTTTCCTCTTTGGTGATTCTATATTTATAATAGAAAACGTGTCAGCTTCTCAAATTTTCGTATCTTTGTCGAGGCATAATGCCGGAAATTATGCTTTTCGATAAATCTTTGCTCATTGAGACAACGCATGAAGAATACTTGGTTTATCTGTGTCGTGACCTTGGTCGCAGCTCTCTTTTTCTCGTCGGTCGTCGAGGCAAAAGACAAGTTTGTCGTTGTTATCGATGCCGGTCATGGCGGGAATGACCCGGGAGCCGTGGCCAATCGCCTCAAAGAAAAAAACATCAATCTCGACATCGCCTTGAAACTCGGAAAGATGATTCAACGCAACTGTTCCGATACCAAAGTGATATACACGCGCAGTAAAGATGTCTTTGTCACGTTGAAGGGCCGCACCGAAATAGGCAACAAGGCAAAGGCCGATCTTTTTATCTCGATACACACCAACTCCGCCAAAAACACCTCGGCACGCGGTACCGAGACCTATATCTACGGTCTGGAACAGGCCGATATAAATATGGAGGTGGCCAAACGCGAAAACTCGGTGATTCTTCTTGAAGAGGATTATACGACCACTTACCAAGGATATGACCCCAACTCGGTCGAGTCGTTTATCATGTTCGATTTTCAACAAAACAAATATTTCGAGCAGAGTATTCACTTCGCCTCGATGGTGCAAGACCAGTTCCGAATCCTGGCGAAACGTCCCGATCGCAGTGTGCGCCAACAAAACCTGCTGGTGTTGCGGCTGTCGTCGATGCCGAGCATCTTGGTCGAGGTAGGATACATCAGCAATGCTTCCGACGCCGCATATCTTTCCAAAGATGCCAATCGGGCCAAGTTGGCCGAGTCGATATACCGCGCTTTTGTCTCTTACAAGGACGAGTGGAACCGCAAGAATCTCTCTCGACATGTAGAGGTCGGCTCAACGACGCCGAGTTCGGGTACCACCTACAAAATACAGCTGATGGCTTCGAAAAAGAAGTTGTCGCTGCAAGACCCTTGTTTCAAGGGATTATCGCCCGTTTCCTATTATGTGGAGAACGGGTGGTACAAATACACCTATGGAGAGGCGTCAACGAAGGAGGCACTGGCCGGGAAACTGTCCCAAGCCAAACGCTATTTTAAAGACGCCTATATCGTGACGTTCAAAAACGGGAAGAAACAATAAAGTAACACAGATACATCAATCATACTGATATGAAAAAATATTTCTCAAAAGAGGTGAAGATTGCCATCTCGGTTATCGTGAGCGCCGTTATACTTTACTTTGGTATCGAATTTCTGAAAGGCATCAATCTGATGCAGCCCTCGAACTACTATTATATAAAGTATGACAACGTGGCAGGACTAACCGTGTCGACACCCGTAACGGTCGACGGTTTCAAAGTCGGGTTGGTGCGCAGTATCGACTATGACTATGAAACCTATCAAGGGGCAGTCGTTGAAGTGATGCTCGATAAGAAGTTGCGTATTCCCGAAGGTAGTAAAGCCGTGCTGCAAGCCGACCTGTTGGGAACGGTCACGCTCACATTGCAATTGAACAAGTATGTATCGACCTATTGCTCGCCAGGAGATTATCTGGTAGGAGAGTCTGATGCCGGTCTTATGAATAATGTCGAGGAAGAACTTTTGCCTTCGTTGGCAGCCTTATTGCCTAAAATCGACAGCTTGCTTGATGGATTGAACGGGGTTGTGCGTTCGCAGGAGTTGAATAAGACCTTGACCAATGTCGCCCAGATTTCTGATGAGTTGCGTGTGGCATCGCATCATATTTCGACTTTACTGGCCGATACCGTCCCGGCGATTGTTTCCGATGTAAAACGCATTACACACAACCTCGATGGCCTTACGGCCGAGCTCTCCCAGTCGAACATCAAGCAGACCATTGCACATATCGACGGGGTGGTCGCTTCGGTCGATACGCTCATGGCCAAGTTGCATCAGCCCGATAATACGGTCGGTGCGTTGCTCACCGACCGTGCGCTTTACGATGCGCTCAATCGTTCTGTGACCAGTGCCGATTCGCTTTTGATTGACTTGCGCCTCAACCCCAAACGCTATGTCCATTTCTCTCTCTTCGGAGGTAAGAAATAATAGTTTTGTTATTTAGATTGATTATAAATAATAAATAAAGGTCCGATTTTTTTTTCGTATCTTAAAAACACCTTGATTTAAGGTGTTTTTTCGCATTTATGAAGAATGCTTGTAAAAGGGATAAAAATGCGGAAATAAAATTATATATCTGACAATCAGTGAAGTATCAAAATATTTTTTGCCTTCTTTTGAGAAAAAATGGCCGAAATATAATTGGCTAACCTACAATAGATTGAAATGTTTTTGAGATACGCAACAAAAAAACGATTTTATTTTTCAAAAAAGAAATTCAATCTTTGTATTCGACTTCTACGATAGAATTAAGAAACCATGAGTTTAGATTACGTCTCCTTGTGGGACCGCTGTCTGGCCATTATCAGAGACAATGTATCGGAAGGACATTACAGAACTTGGTTCGAGCCGATACATGCCGTGAAATACTCCGATAATGAGTTGACGGTGCAAGTCCCGACACAATTTTTTTATGAGTATCTTGAAGAACACTTTGCCGATATCCTTCAACATACTTTGCTGCGTGTATTCGGTCCCGGTATACAATTGATGTATAGCATATCGGTTGTAAAGGAGCCCGAAGAAACGACACAACTCCCGTTGCATGGTTCCCGTTCACAGAAGTCGCCCAAAGGTATTACCGAGCCTACTCAGATAGCCGACCCCTTCAAGCAACCCGATTACAAGGAACTCGACTC
Above is a window of Candidatus Caccoplasma merdavium DNA encoding:
- a CDS encoding winged helix-turn-helix domain-containing protein; translated protein: MMKALDIAVNAGRIWHILEGTYSITANRVKRLLSLSDKDFFAAIGWLACEHHIYCDEQDGEWYVSNKQPLGFFSF
- a CDS encoding MCE family protein; translation: MKKYFSKEVKIAISVIVSAVILYFGIEFLKGINLMQPSNYYYIKYDNVAGLTVSTPVTVDGFKVGLVRSIDYDYETYQGAVVEVMLDKKLRIPEGSKAVLQADLLGTVTLTLQLNKYVSTYCSPGDYLVGESDAGLMNNVEEELLPSLAALLPKIDSLLDGLNGVVRSQELNKTLTNVAQISDELRVASHHISTLLADTVPAIVSDVKRITHNLDGLTAELSQSNIKQTIAHIDGVVASVDTLMAKLHQPDNTVGALLTDRALYDALNRSVTSADSLLIDLRLNPKRYVHFSLFGGKK
- a CDS encoding N-acetylmuramoyl-L-alanine amidase, producing MKNTWFICVVTLVAALFFSSVVEAKDKFVVVIDAGHGGNDPGAVANRLKEKNINLDIALKLGKMIQRNCSDTKVIYTRSKDVFVTLKGRTEIGNKAKADLFISIHTNSAKNTSARGTETYIYGLEQADINMEVAKRENSVILLEEDYTTTYQGYDPNSVESFIMFDFQQNKYFEQSIHFASMVQDQFRILAKRPDRSVRQQNLLVLRLSSMPSILVEVGYISNASDAAYLSKDANRAKLAESIYRAFVSYKDEWNRKNLSRHVEVGSTTPSSGTTYKIQLMASKKKLSLQDPCFKGLSPVSYYVENGWYKYTYGEASTKEALAGKLSQAKRYFKDAYIVTFKNGKKQ
- a CDS encoding shikimate dehydrogenase, coding for MENANHVYGLVGYRLAHSFSRNFFNEKFENEKIPAEYRNFELDRIEDLRLVVEETPELCGLNVTIPYKESIIPLLDEMDGTAQMIGAVNVVKVIHDKDKVVLKGYNSDIIGFTESIRPYIKEYHHKALVLGTGGASKAVWYGLLSLGIEPQLVSRTAREGVLTYDDLTPQLMGEYQIIVNATPVGMYPQTDASPNIPYEALTSRHLAYDLVYNPETTLFLEKCAAHGAATKNGLEMLLLQAYASWDIWNK